From the genome of Vicia villosa cultivar HV-30 ecotype Madison, WI linkage group LG2, Vvil1.0, whole genome shotgun sequence, one region includes:
- the LOC131651386 gene encoding uncharacterized protein LOC131651386 — MAPPQYIINTHIFGETYDNEEVGFLFRNTEVKRFCLSRKANFSYFKGRLETKLAMGGVSQIFYQYRFLRGDNPVKFIQVEIKDDEDMQNMFANHEYSGYECIELYVTLPEVQTTQMVESQVIDALGDEQAEVDVVDEEEEAPEIEVDNLVNEESEDEPEVVVPRDQVHMPPVYMRNLNFDGDDEPSTDIFYDPYTQTDQRLKVGDRFRSKEACIMAIKRFHMANNVDFRVDRANVERYKIYCSNTDCGFRLHASYRKRSDSWVIGYISQDHTCINTNVSQDHRKLSYDIICQEILPLVEKDPSLKVKTIISHIVATYNYTPSYRKAWLAKTKAIEVVYGNWEDSYKRLPHFLYALQIYAPGTVTILETLPAQSPDGTSLQGNADGLTVLLERNGPDHTTTGSDGGT, encoded by the exons ATGGCCCCTCCGCAATACATTATCAACACTCATATTTTTGGCGAGACCTATGACAACGAAGAAGTTGGTTTTCTGTTTAGAAACACTGAGGTTAAACGATTTTGTTTAAGCAGAAAAGCAAATTTCAGTTACTTCAAAGGGAGATTAGAGACGAAGCTTGCAATGGGTGGTGTATCCCAGATATTTTACCAATATCGATTTCTTCGTGGAGACAACCCGGTCAAGTTTATCCAAGTTGAGATCAAAGACGATGAAGACATGCAGAATATGTTTGCCAATCATGAGTATTCTGGTTACGAATGCATAGAACTGTATGTTACTCTACCAGAAGTTCAAACCACACAAATGGTTGAGTCACAAGTCATTGATGCACTTGGAGACGAGCAAGCAGAGGTCGACGttgtagatgaagaagaagaagcaccggaAATAGAAGTTGATAACCTGGTAAACGAGGAAAGTGAAGATGAACCGGAAGTTGTTGTACCACGAGATCAAGTGCATATGCCTCCAGTGTACATGAGGAACCTGAATTTTGATGGGGATGACGAACCATCGACTGATATTTTCTATGATCCATACACCCAAACAGATCAACGGTTAAAAGTAGGAGACAGATTtcgttctaaggaggcatgtatcATGGCCATAAAAAGATTTCATATGGCAAACAATGTTGATTTTAGAGTTGATCGCGCCAATGTCGAAAGGTACAAAATTTACTGTAGTAACACTGattgtggattcaggttgcatgcatcatacaggaAGAGAAGTGACTCATGGGTTATAGGATATATTTCCCAAGATCACACATGTATTAACACAAATGTTTCACAAGATCACCGTAAGCTCAGTTATGACATCATTTGTCAAGAAATCTTGCCTCTAGTTGAAAAAGATCCATCGTTAAAGGTGAAAACGATAATCTCTCATATTGTTGCAACGTACAACTACACTCCGTCTTATAGAAAGGCGTGGCTGGCGAAGACCAAGGCGATCGAAGTTGTGTATGGAAATTGGGAGGATTCGTATAAACGACTCCCACATTTCTTATATGCGCTTCAAATTTATGCTCCTGGAACTGTTACTATTTTAGAGACCCTTCCGGCGCAATCTCCAGACGGAACATCACTTCAAGGAAAT gcagaTGGGTTGACAGTCTTGCTAGAGAGAAATGGACCAGATCATACGACAACGGGAAGCGATGGGGGCACATGA